Proteins encoded together in one Porites lutea chromosome 2, jaPorLute2.1, whole genome shotgun sequence window:
- the LOC140928076 gene encoding purine nucleoside phosphorylase-like, giving the protein MSENSDRRHDYSHDYNEVEEICKTILNQTKHRPTIGIICGSGLSSLGDIVGEKDDIPYEKIKQFPRSTVHGHVGKLVLGVLNGKTVIMMQGRTHLYEGYTVGQITLPVRVMSHLGVKTLIVTNAAGGLNQKYNVGDIMIVKDHINLAGLTGESPLRGLNDERFGTRFPALSDAYDRSLVKTAQETAKELGFDSFLQEGVYCAQVGPAFETPAECRFLNMLGVDAVGMSTVHEVVVARHSGIKVLGFSLITNIAVMGYGDDVTPANHEEVLEAGRKRSVDMKTLVSAIVGKI; this is encoded by the exons ACATGATTACAGTCATGACTATAATGAGGTTGAGGAGATCTGCAAAACTATTTTGAATCAAACTAAGCATCGTCCTACCATTGGCATCATTTGTGGTTCAGGTCTGTCATCGCTGGGAGACATTGTTGGCGAAAAAGATGATATACCCTATGAGAAGATCAAGCAGTTTCCAAGAAGTACAG TTCATGGCCATGTAGGAAAGCTTGTGTTAGGTGTTCTTAATGGCAAAACAGTGATAATGATGCAAGGCCGCACCCATCTATACGAGGGCTACACAGTTGGGCAG ATCACTCTTCCTGTGCGAGTTATGAGTCACCTTGGAGTCAAGACTCTTATTGTCACCAATGCTGCTGGAGGACTCAATCAGAAGTACAATGTGGGTGATATAATGATAGTCAAGGACCATATCAATCTGGCGGGACTGACTGGAGAGAGTCCATTAAGGGGTCTGAATGATGAGAG GTTTGGTACCAGATTTCCAGCTCTGTCTGATGCTTATGACCGATCTCTTGTCAAAACTGCCCAGGAGACAGCTAAAGAATTGGGTTTTGACAGCTTTTTACAAGAAGGAGTATATTGCGCTCAGGTTGGACCTGCATTTGAGACCCCTGCTGAATGTCGTTTCCTGAACATG CTTGGTGTAGATGCTGTTGGAATGAGCACGGTTCATGAAGTGGTGGTTGCAAGGCATTCTGGGATTAAAGTTTTAGGATTCTCTCTGATCACTAATATTGCCGTCATGGGTTATGGAGATGACGTCACTCCTGCCAACCATGAAGAAGTTCTTGAAGCGGGCAGAAAACGGTCTGTTGACATGAAAACCCTGGTCTCTGCTATTGTAGGGAAAATCTAA